In the Pseudanabaena sp. PCC 7367 genome, one interval contains:
- a CDS encoding diflavin flavoprotein: MVATVTTNKPAKKPGKLTMQVAEIAADTTAMRSLDWDRDRFDIEFGLQNGTTYNSFIIRGEKVALVDTSHAKFRELYLATLQGEIDPTQIDYLVISHTEPDHSGLVRDVLALIGDRVTVVGTKVAIKFLEDLVHVPFERQVVKNGDQIDLGNGHILQFVNAPNLHWPDTMMTYDHKTEIVYTCDIFGMHFCDDRLYDEELKDLAPDYRFYYDCLMAPNARSVISAMKRMDDLPQITTVANGHGPLLKYNLKELTENYRTWSQSQTKGETTVAVFYTSDYGYSDRISQAIARGITKTGVAVEMMDLKSSDMQELRELVEHAAGIAIAMPPSNSQATELALGTILAAAHSKQAFGLFESYGGDDTSIDIVANNLTDLGLKPAFPQIRIKEEPSEMIYQLCDESGTDMGQLLSLKQNIKKMKSLDADVDKAVGRLAGGLYIITAQKGEVKSAMLASWVAQASFKPLGLTIAVAKDRAIESLMQVGDSFVLNILEEGNYSKLMQHFLKRFPPGADRFEGVKTRIAENDSPILADALAYIECKVVSRMECSDHWIVYSTAELGRVSKTDTLTATHHRKVGNHY, from the coding sequence ATGGTTGCCACAGTCACCACCAACAAACCCGCCAAAAAGCCCGGTAAATTGACCATGCAGGTAGCCGAAATCGCTGCCGATACCACCGCCATGCGATCGCTAGATTGGGATCGCGATCGGTTTGATATTGAGTTTGGCCTGCAAAATGGCACTACCTACAACTCATTTATTATTCGTGGTGAAAAGGTGGCATTGGTGGACACCTCCCACGCCAAATTTAGAGAATTATATTTAGCTACACTTCAAGGCGAAATCGATCCAACCCAAATTGATTACCTGGTGATTAGCCACACTGAGCCCGATCATAGTGGTTTGGTGCGTGATGTATTGGCGCTAATTGGCGATCGCGTCACCGTAGTTGGCACCAAGGTAGCAATTAAATTCCTAGAAGACCTGGTGCATGTACCGTTTGAACGCCAGGTGGTTAAAAACGGCGATCAAATTGATCTGGGCAATGGCCATATCTTGCAGTTTGTGAATGCGCCTAATTTGCATTGGCCGGACACAATGATGACCTATGACCACAAAACAGAAATTGTCTATACCTGCGATATTTTTGGGATGCATTTCTGTGACGATCGCCTCTACGATGAAGAACTTAAAGACCTTGCCCCCGACTACCGCTTTTACTACGATTGCTTGATGGCTCCCAATGCGCGATCGGTGATCTCGGCAATGAAGCGAATGGATGATCTGCCCCAAATCACCACAGTGGCAAATGGTCATGGCCCATTATTGAAATATAACCTGAAGGAATTAACCGAAAACTATCGCACCTGGAGCCAATCGCAAACCAAGGGTGAAACTACCGTAGCGGTTTTCTATACCTCTGATTATGGCTATAGCGATCGGATTAGTCAGGCAATTGCCCGTGGGATTACCAAAACCGGCGTGGCCGTAGAGATGATGGATCTCAAGTCGTCGGATATGCAGGAATTGCGGGAGCTAGTTGAACATGCGGCAGGAATTGCGATCGCCATGCCACCTAGTAATTCTCAGGCCACAGAGCTAGCATTGGGCACAATCCTGGCCGCTGCCCACAGCAAGCAAGCCTTTGGTCTGTTCGAGTCCTATGGCGGTGATGATACCTCGATCGATATTGTCGCTAATAACTTAACTGACCTGGGGCTAAAGCCAGCCTTCCCCCAAATTCGGATCAAAGAAGAACCCTCCGAAATGATTTACCAGCTCTGCGATGAGTCGGGCACGGACATGGGGCAATTGCTGAGCCTGAAGCAGAATATTAAAAAGATGAAGTCCCTGGATGCGGATGTGGATAAAGCGGTGGGTCGCCTAGCTGGTGGTTTGTACATTATTACCGCTCAAAAAGGCGAAGTGAAAAGTGCGATGCTGGCTTCCTGGGTGGCTCAGGCTAGTTTTAAGCCCCTGGGATTGACGATCGCAGTGGCCAAAGATCGGGCGATCGAATCATTGATGCAGGTGGGTGATAGCTTTGTGTTGAATATCTTGGAAGAGGGTAATTACAGCAAACTAATGCAGCATTTTCTGAAGCGCTTTCCACCTGGAGCCGATCGATTTGAGGGGGTGAAAACGCGGATTGCGGAAAATGATTCGCCAATCCTGGCTGATGCTCTGGCATACATTGAATGCAAGGTGGTAAGCAGAATGGAATGTAGCGATCATTGGATCGTTTATTCCACAGCCGAACTAGGTCGAGTGTCTAAGACCGATACCCTGACTGCAACCCACCACCGTAAAGTGGGTAATCATTATTAG
- a CDS encoding diflavin flavoprotein, which produces MPQNKPRDVQAAPIAEGILALRARSWNRLRFEIEYALERGTTANSFVLQGDRMAIIDPPGGTFTQIYLAALQSRIDIRRVDYVILGHVNPNRIETIKELLKLNPNITLVCTNPGAITLKEGFGKDENENGISPEPLKLQIMRGGEELDLGKGKVLQFYPTPTPRWPDGMCTYDRQAGILFTDKLFGCHTCSDQVFDEGWQVFSADRRYYFDCLMANQTRQVETALDKITPLATQFYAPGHGPMLRYGLHELVGSYRHWCETQKQQSILVTLLYASAYGNTATLGDAIARGINKAGIAVEIINCENAEPAEIKESIEKCAGFLIGSPTLGGHLPTQVQTALGIVLANAPKSCPAGVFGSYGWSGEAVDILTSKLQDAGYNMGFEPIKIKFKPTQATLQICEETGTDFAQNIKRAKKVKKTMSPTTTVEEAVGRIVGSLSVVTVKREEVSSAMLASWVSQATFNPPGLTVSVAKERAIESYMHQGDRFVLNILEEEKQLYRHFLKKFAPGEDRFVDVETEPAQNGSPILKDALAYLECKVEQRMECGDHWVVYAKVEDGKVLEPNGLTALHHRKSGSHY; this is translated from the coding sequence ATGCCACAAAATAAACCCCGTGATGTTCAAGCCGCCCCGATCGCGGAGGGAATTCTAGCTCTGCGGGCGCGGAGTTGGAATCGATTGCGTTTTGAGATTGAATATGCACTGGAGCGGGGCACGACGGCGAATTCCTTTGTGCTTCAGGGCGATCGGATGGCTATTATCGATCCACCGGGCGGCACTTTCACCCAGATTTACCTCGCAGCCCTGCAAAGTCGCATCGATATTCGTCGCGTAGATTATGTAATCCTGGGGCACGTTAACCCGAACCGGATCGAGACGATCAAGGAATTACTCAAGCTCAATCCAAACATTACCTTAGTTTGTACTAACCCTGGTGCGATTACCCTGAAGGAAGGTTTCGGCAAGGATGAAAATGAAAATGGGATTAGCCCAGAGCCGCTCAAGCTGCAAATTATGCGTGGTGGTGAAGAGTTAGATCTGGGTAAAGGGAAAGTATTGCAGTTTTATCCTACCCCTACGCCACGCTGGCCCGACGGCATGTGTACCTACGATCGCCAGGCGGGGATTTTGTTTACTGATAAGCTCTTTGGTTGTCATACCTGTAGTGATCAAGTCTTTGATGAGGGTTGGCAGGTGTTCTCCGCCGATCGCCGTTATTACTTCGATTGCCTGATGGCGAACCAAACTCGCCAGGTAGAAACTGCCCTTGATAAAATCACGCCTTTGGCTACGCAGTTCTATGCGCCAGGACATGGGCCGATGCTGCGCTATGGTCTGCATGAATTGGTGGGTTCATATCGGCATTGGTGTGAGACCCAAAAACAACAAAGTATTTTAGTAACATTGCTCTATGCTTCCGCCTATGGGAATACGGCAACCCTAGGAGATGCGATCGCCAGGGGCATCAATAAAGCCGGGATCGCGGTGGAAATTATTAACTGCGAGAATGCCGAACCAGCGGAAATAAAAGAATCGATCGAGAAGTGCGCCGGATTCCTAATTGGATCGCCAACCCTGGGTGGCCATCTGCCTACCCAAGTTCAAACCGCGTTGGGAATTGTCTTGGCGAATGCGCCCAAGAGTTGCCCAGCGGGTGTATTTGGTTCCTATGGTTGGAGTGGAGAGGCGGTAGATATCTTAACGAGTAAGCTCCAGGATGCAGGCTATAACATGGGGTTTGAGCCGATCAAAATTAAATTCAAGCCCACCCAGGCTACGCTGCAAATTTGTGAAGAAACTGGCACTGACTTCGCCCAGAACATTAAACGAGCCAAAAAAGTTAAGAAAACAATGTCGCCTACTACCACGGTGGAAGAAGCCGTAGGGCGGATCGTTGGTTCGCTTAGCGTCGTTACGGTCAAGCGCGAAGAGGTTAGTTCGGCGATGTTGGCCTCATGGGTGTCGCAAGCAACTTTTAACCCACCCGGTTTAACTGTATCGGTGGCAAAGGAACGGGCGATCGAAAGCTATATGCATCAAGGCGATCGTTTTGTGTTGAATATTTTGGAAGAAGAGAAGCAGCTATATCGTCACTTCCTCAAGAAATTTGCCCCTGGCGAAGATCGCTTCGTTGATGTGGAAACAGAACCCGCTCAAAATGGTTCACCAATCCTTAAAGATGCCTTAGCCTATCTGGAATGTAAGGTAGAACAACGAATGGAGTGCGGCGATCACTGGGTGGTATATGCCAAGGTTGAAGATGGCAAGGTATTGGAGCCTAATGGCCTGACAGCACTGCACCATCGCAAGTCGGGCAGCCATTACTAA
- a CDS encoding glycosyltransferase family 4 protein, with the protein MHIAWLGKKTPVCGNVTYGREITNALLDRGHRVSFLHFASDTESMAHGNNSSNTHHSQNHAVPNGGAIVDRQDVPLPFLYKSTIFTVPSLSASKILVESLRELKPDLVHASLALSPLDFMLPEICADLNLPLLATFHLPFDLKRRNITSSTQQFTYQIYAPSLADYHQVIIFSQVQRDLLKKLGVPDSRISIIPNGVDPDRYSPGTSNIKAELGAEHLFVYQGRLALEKNVEAMLRAWRKLKLPDTCKLAIVGDGPSGTTLKSTYGSDSNIVWMGFIADEKRRIEILRGADGFILPSLVEGLSLSLLEAMSCGVACLATDVGADGEVLANGAGIVLDPRKVTSQLVNFLPLLITHPEFAKLLGKKARQRVLEKYTLNKNITILEDLYRQVLKKPQVSYIN; encoded by the coding sequence ATGCACATCGCTTGGCTAGGGAAAAAAACACCTGTTTGTGGCAACGTTACCTATGGCCGCGAAATTACTAATGCCTTGCTCGATCGAGGTCACAGGGTAAGCTTTTTGCACTTTGCCAGTGATACGGAAAGTATGGCTCATGGCAATAATTCTAGTAACACCCATCACAGTCAGAACCATGCTGTGCCAAACGGTGGAGCGATTGTCGATCGACAGGATGTACCCTTACCTTTTTTATATAAATCCACAATTTTTACAGTGCCATCGCTGAGCGCCAGTAAAATTCTGGTGGAATCGTTGCGCGAACTCAAGCCCGATCTGGTTCATGCTTCACTGGCACTTTCGCCACTGGATTTCATGCTGCCAGAAATCTGCGCTGATCTTAATTTGCCACTGCTCGCCACTTTTCATTTACCCTTCGATCTCAAGCGTCGCAACATCACTTCCAGCACCCAACAGTTTACCTATCAAATCTATGCCCCATCGCTGGCTGACTACCATCAGGTAATCATTTTTTCGCAGGTGCAGCGGGATTTACTTAAAAAACTAGGTGTGCCCGATAGTCGCATTTCGATTATTCCCAACGGGGTCGATCCCGATCGCTATTCCCCCGGCACTTCCAATATTAAAGCGGAATTAGGCGCAGAACATTTATTCGTCTATCAAGGTCGTTTGGCGCTCGAAAAGAATGTGGAAGCAATGCTGCGGGCGTGGCGGAAACTGAAACTACCAGATACTTGCAAGTTGGCGATCGTGGGTGATGGCCCATCGGGAACAACGCTTAAATCTACCTATGGCAGTGATTCAAATATAGTCTGGATGGGCTTTATTGCCGATGAGAAACGCCGGATTGAGATTCTGCGTGGTGCAGATGGGTTCATTCTGCCTTCGCTGGTAGAAGGGCTTTCGCTTTCGTTGTTGGAAGCAATGTCCTGTGGGGTTGCCTGTCTGGCAACGGATGTAGGCGCAGATGGTGAAGTTTTGGCAAATGGGGCGGGAATCGTGCTCGATCCGCGTAAAGTCACTTCGCAGTTGGTTAATTTTTTACCGCTATTGATTACCCATCCTGAATTTGCCAAGCTGTTGGGAAAGAAGGCTAGGCAACGGGTTTTGGAGAAATATACATTGAATAAGAATATTACAATCCTAGAAGACCTCTATCGGCAGGTTCTTAAAAAACCGCAGGTTAGTTATATTAATTAG
- a CDS encoding YqiA/YcfP family alpha/beta fold hydrolase codes for MEYLYLHGFASAPASSKAQFLRSQFAGQGLTLHVPDLNLDDFSSLTITKQLQFLVKEYGDRPVCVIGSSLGGFLAAHFAAIETTQVRKLVLFAPAFQFSDCVAQRVGAELMTQWRTDGEIMFYHYGSDRQVPLQYKFWLDANSYRDPITDPAVPILIIHGIHDDVIPPRLSEDYASKYANVELKLVDSDHRLADREMLLFLWQSVRNFLELSQTN; via the coding sequence ATGGAATATTTATATCTACATGGGTTTGCTTCTGCGCCTGCTTCTTCTAAAGCTCAATTTCTGCGATCGCAATTTGCTGGGCAGGGTTTAACCTTGCATGTGCCGGACTTGAATTTGGATGATTTTAGTAGTCTCACAATTACGAAGCAATTACAGTTTTTAGTAAAGGAATATGGCGATCGACCAGTTTGCGTGATTGGCTCTAGTCTAGGGGGATTTTTAGCAGCTCATTTTGCCGCGATCGAAACGACCCAGGTTAGGAAGTTAGTTCTATTCGCACCAGCATTTCAATTTAGCGATTGTGTGGCTCAGAGGGTGGGGGCGGAATTAATGACACAATGGCGAACTGATGGGGAGATAATGTTTTATCATTATGGTAGCGATCGCCAGGTTCCTTTACAGTATAAGTTCTGGCTGGATGCTAATTCCTATCGAGATCCAATCACCGATCCGGCTGTACCGATCTTAATTATTCATGGTATTCACGATGATGTGATTCCGCCCAGGTTAAGTGAAGACTATGCCAGTAAGTACGCCAATGTGGAATTAAAGCTGGTGGATAGCGATCATCGTCTGGCCGATCGAGAGATGTTGTTATTCCTGTGGCAGTCTGTGCGCAATTTCCTAGAACTATCACAGACTAATTAA
- a CDS encoding ComF family protein, whose translation MRSPHPSQIWRGLLDLFLQPNCPLCGRSARNIVCIDCDRQIEACRYPASRHSHELNQVPLFAWGQYDRQLKRAITICKFNQQPNIARFLGEKMAQAQELVPKSIIANPRLNIVPIPLHPQKLRMRGFNQAELIASRFGDRTGLRVLPHLLKRIKNTKPQFETKSRQEREENLNNAFMVDRKFQSLYSQTNFSVLLLDDIYTSGATIRSAIAALNKAKIKVAGVVVLSKTSY comes from the coding sequence ATGCGATCGCCTCACCCTTCCCAAATCTGGCGTGGCCTCTTGGATCTTTTCTTGCAGCCCAACTGTCCTCTATGCGGACGATCGGCCAGAAATATTGTTTGCATCGATTGCGATCGCCAGATCGAAGCCTGTCGCTATCCCGCTTCAAGACATAGCCATGAATTAAACCAAGTTCCCTTATTTGCCTGGGGACAATACGATCGCCAGCTAAAACGGGCAATTACGATCTGCAAATTCAATCAACAACCAAATATTGCCAGATTTTTGGGTGAGAAGATGGCTCAAGCCCAGGAACTCGTTCCTAAATCAATTATTGCTAATCCTCGCTTAAATATTGTGCCAATTCCGCTCCATCCCCAAAAGCTGAGAATGCGCGGGTTTAATCAAGCAGAATTGATTGCTAGTCGGTTTGGCGATCGCACTGGCTTAAGGGTTCTTCCCCATCTATTGAAACGAATTAAGAACACGAAGCCCCAGTTTGAAACCAAAAGCAGGCAAGAACGAGAAGAGAATTTAAATAATGCCTTTATGGTCGATCGCAAATTTCAATCCTTATATTCGCAAACTAACTTTTCGGTGCTTCTTTTAGATGATATCTATACTTCGGGAGCGACGATTCGATCGGCGATCGCCGCCCTGAACAAGGCTAAAATTAAGGTTGCTGGTGTTGTGGTACTCTCAAAAACCAGTTATTAA
- a CDS encoding DUF3226 domain-containing protein translates to MARPKQSDSNEPKILLVEGDNDARVIATLCKQSKLPKGFEIKIPESFKKNSIEASFEDLESAPKTRGVEILLEELESMPKTPDLKTLGVVVDADIDVSARWQSVKGRLTKVGYTNLPEDIPREGLIHEYIASSSDKFLAPRIGVWIMPDNQGMGMLEDFAKQMIPEDDYLLPKAEQILTEIEQDGLNKYTSAHRPKALIHTWLAWQRKPGMPMGQSITAGVLMHDSAIAASFVQWLIQLFELTVSEAIVQE, encoded by the coding sequence ATGGCTCGACCTAAACAATCAGATAGTAACGAACCCAAAATCCTACTCGTTGAAGGAGACAATGATGCACGGGTTATTGCAACCTTATGCAAGCAAAGCAAATTGCCGAAAGGATTTGAGATAAAGATACCTGAAAGCTTTAAGAAGAATAGTATTGAAGCATCTTTTGAGGACTTAGAATCTGCTCCAAAGACTCGTGGTGTTGAAATACTTCTAGAAGAATTGGAGTCCATGCCAAAAACGCCAGATCTTAAAACCCTTGGTGTAGTTGTAGATGCTGATATTGATGTATCTGCTAGATGGCAATCGGTAAAAGGCAGGTTAACAAAAGTAGGTTATACAAATTTACCCGAAGATATACCAAGAGAGGGACTAATTCATGAATATATAGCTTCGTCTAGTGATAAGTTTTTGGCTCCTAGAATAGGAGTGTGGATCATGCCAGATAATCAGGGTATGGGTATGTTAGAAGACTTTGCCAAGCAGATGATCCCAGAAGATGATTATTTATTGCCAAAAGCAGAGCAAATTTTGACAGAAATAGAGCAAGATGGTTTAAACAAGTATACAAGCGCTCATCGCCCCAAAGCGTTAATCCATACTTGGTTAGCTTGGCAGAGAAAGCCAGGTATGCCAATGGGACAATCAATAACTGCTGGGGTGTTAATGCATGATTCAGCGATCGCAGCATCTTTTGTGCAATGGCTAATCCAATTGTTTGAGCTCACCGTTTCTGAAGCTATTGTGCAGGAATAA
- a CDS encoding AAA family ATPase, protein MLHDLSIKNFRCFQDFQIDDLARVNLIVGKNNSGKTCFLEAIYLLTNGGWLHYMTDMLDRREEYASSASFRDKSGLFYDITNIFYGREPFISNKFVELSSSSESVLNLSVALRSEFQKQAQLPLFDTDLSSDDINRALYYLVISNHYPPTGESIYVDDQGIMQAPSYRNRLAYSRKASCLFISPKGLSLGKLSSLWDDIRLTSKEDKVIKSLKILEPDISGIHFSSASSSNSISVLFKGQKVPIGTLGEGVQRILTLAIHAVSVENGFLLVDDIDTGLYHGAQLDMWRWIMQVAKELNIQVFATTHSWDCVAAFQEALEEIGDPAYGRLLRMERRDNGTQPVEYSARELAIAVDHGIEVR, encoded by the coding sequence ATGCTGCACGATCTCTCTATCAAAAATTTTCGCTGTTTCCAGGACTTCCAGATCGATGACTTGGCCAGGGTTAATTTGATCGTGGGTAAGAATAATAGTGGTAAGACTTGTTTCTTAGAAGCGATTTATTTGTTAACTAATGGAGGATGGCTTCATTACATGACGGATATGCTTGATAGGCGTGAGGAATATGCAAGTTCAGCCTCTTTCAGGGATAAGTCGGGCTTGTTTTATGATATCACCAATATTTTCTATGGTCGGGAACCTTTCATAAGTAATAAATTTGTAGAATTGTCATCTAGTTCAGAAAGCGTTCTAAACCTTAGTGTCGCTCTAAGAAGTGAATTTCAAAAGCAAGCTCAGTTACCTCTCTTTGATACTGATTTAAGCTCTGATGATATTAATAGAGCCCTCTATTATCTTGTTATTTCAAATCATTATCCTCCTACAGGAGAGAGTATTTATGTTGATGATCAAGGAATAATGCAAGCTCCGTCTTACAGAAATAGATTAGCCTATAGTAGAAAAGCAAGTTGTTTATTTATTTCACCCAAGGGATTAAGCTTGGGAAAACTTTCTTCGCTATGGGATGACATAAGACTTACTAGTAAAGAAGATAAAGTCATTAAATCTCTTAAAATATTAGAACCTGATATCAGTGGTATACACTTTAGTAGCGCATCTAGTAGTAACAGTATTTCAGTTCTATTCAAAGGACAGAAAGTGCCGATCGGAACCCTTGGCGAAGGCGTACAGCGAATCCTAACCCTGGCGATCCATGCCGTTAGCGTAGAGAACGGTTTTCTCTTAGTTGATGATATTGATACAGGCTTATATCATGGTGCTCAGCTCGATATGTGGCGCTGGATCATGCAGGTAGCTAAAGAACTCAATATTCAGGTATTTGCTACTACCCACAGTTGGGATTGTGTGGCGGCATTTCAGGAAGCCCTAGAAGAAATTGGCGATCCTGCCTATGGGCGATTGCTACGAATGGAGCGCCGCGATAATGGTACTCAACCGGTTGAATATAGTGCCAGAGAATTAGCGATCGCTGTAGATCACGGGATCGAGGTGCGTTAA
- a CDS encoding RnfABCDGE type electron transport complex subunit D, whose product MQLSVGGLRAHPYPHNIAVKKLNNKFSIAPPLSHWPGHRVFPYKLTQAKLNQITIRERVRVMILELQKLFKKVKQDARIYQILFLSSFLLLGIGSRDWTLKPGIVGVMLITCWVTQAIALFLLSWRDRLSFSPQHQEPKAKSIGSVNQSIATSFYRFISPLFSASITALAICLLLRSQSYSTMIFAGILAIGSKFMFRLHHPNGSGKHWFNPANFGIIAVLLLTNDAWISPGQWGEDWWYAILFLSAGGMVLKKVGRLDTTFAFLGTYALLEAVRNLYLGWTWDVFGHHLMSGSLLLFAFFMITDPRSIPNARAGRLVWAAAIALLSFVLRHQFYVPEAIFWALFAMSPLTIGIDYMWRSPRFNWFKPKQLLLTPHSAL is encoded by the coding sequence ATGCAATTGAGCGTGGGTGGGCTTCGTGCCCATCCTTACCCCCACAATATTGCTGTAAAGAAGTTAAATAATAAGTTTTCGATCGCCCCTCCCCTCAGTCATTGGCCAGGTCACAGAGTATTCCCCTATAAATTAACGCAAGCAAAGCTAAATCAAATCACCATACGTGAGCGAGTAAGAGTAATGATCTTAGAACTCCAAAAACTGTTTAAGAAGGTTAAGCAGGATGCCCGCATTTATCAAATTCTATTCCTATCTAGCTTCCTATTATTGGGGATCGGCTCCAGGGACTGGACGCTCAAGCCTGGAATTGTGGGTGTAATGTTAATTACTTGTTGGGTTACGCAAGCGATCGCTCTGTTCCTATTATCATGGCGCGATCGTTTATCATTTTCACCACAGCATCAGGAGCCAAAGGCAAAATCAATAGGTTCTGTAAATCAGTCGATCGCTACTTCTTTTTATCGTTTCATATCACCTTTGTTTAGCGCTTCCATTACAGCCCTGGCAATCTGTTTGCTGTTGCGATCGCAAAGCTATAGCACCATGATCTTTGCGGGGATTTTAGCGATCGGCAGTAAATTTATGTTCCGTTTGCATCATCCAAATGGTAGCGGTAAGCATTGGTTTAATCCCGCTAACTTCGGCATCATCGCCGTTCTCTTGCTCACTAACGATGCCTGGATTTCGCCTGGCCAATGGGGTGAAGACTGGTGGTATGCGATTCTTTTTCTTAGTGCTGGGGGCATGGTGCTCAAAAAGGTAGGACGCTTAGATACTACCTTTGCTTTCTTAGGAACTTATGCCCTCTTAGAGGCAGTGCGTAATCTTTACCTGGGCTGGACTTGGGATGTGTTTGGTCACCATCTAATGAGTGGATCGCTGCTCTTATTTGCTTTCTTTATGATTACCGACCCGCGATCGATTCCTAATGCCAGGGCTGGCCGACTGGTTTGGGCGGCTGCGATCGCTCTGCTTAGCTTTGTTCTCCGCCATCAATTTTATGTGCCAGAGGCAATCTTCTGGGCTTTGTTTGCAATGTCACCGCTGACGATCGGAATTGATTACATGTGGCGATCGCCAAGGTTCAACTGGTTCAAGCCCAAGCAATTATTATTAACCCCTCATTCTGCTCTTTAG
- a CDS encoding DUF2330 domain-containing protein: MRLLRTCLAAIAVCLIFLTAAPAAWAFCGFYVSKADAKLYNQASQVVLARDGDRTILTMANDYQGEVKDFAIVVPVPTVLEKEQVRIGEQKIIERLDEFSAPRLVEYFDADPCAPVLYEDRLRRSANLPASAPLESSSDQALGVTIESKFLVGEYDILILSAKESSGLETWLRQNNYRIPDGARELLQPYIRQGLKFFVAKVNLEQFQRSDFQFLRPIMIAYESPRFMLPIRLGMANANQAQDLLVYVLSPKGQAELTNYRLVKIPSNSEIPVYIKNKFGDFYKAMFSTAYQREGRKVAFLEYAWDMASCDPCSANPLTPQELRQAGVFWLDDPGSNTMPIMPPMPRGRIRPMPTRRSVFMTRIHVRYSRDRFPADLIFQETGNRQFFQGRYVLRHAFTGEANCDAGREYRRSLPARFEREAQTLASLTGWDINQIRREANVPNLPASDVPFWQRIWR, translated from the coding sequence ATGCGACTATTACGAACCTGTCTTGCAGCGATCGCTGTCTGTTTAATCTTTCTGACCGCTGCTCCGGCGGCCTGGGCATTTTGTGGCTTTTATGTTTCCAAAGCCGATGCCAAGCTTTATAACCAAGCTTCCCAGGTTGTGCTAGCGCGTGATGGCGATCGCACTATTCTAACAATGGCGAATGACTATCAGGGGGAAGTAAAAGATTTTGCGATCGTGGTGCCAGTACCGACAGTTTTAGAGAAAGAACAGGTGCGGATCGGTGAGCAAAAAATCATTGAGCGGCTGGATGAATTCAGTGCGCCGCGATTGGTGGAATATTTTGATGCTGATCCCTGTGCGCCAGTTTTATATGAGGATAGGCTAAGGCGATCGGCTAACTTACCTGCTTCTGCTCCTCTGGAAAGTTCATCAGATCAGGCTCTAGGCGTAACGATCGAATCAAAGTTCTTGGTGGGAGAATATGACATTCTCATCCTTAGTGCCAAGGAATCAAGTGGCCTAGAAACCTGGCTGCGTCAAAATAATTATCGGATTCCTGATGGAGCCAGAGAATTACTACAGCCATATATCCGCCAGGGCTTAAAGTTTTTCGTGGCGAAGGTAAATCTGGAACAGTTTCAGCGGAGCGATTTTCAATTCCTACGACCAATTATGATCGCCTATGAATCACCGCGATTCATGCTACCAATTCGATTGGGGATGGCAAACGCCAATCAAGCTCAAGATCTTTTGGTTTATGTTCTTTCGCCGAAGGGGCAGGCAGAGCTTACTAACTATCGCCTGGTGAAGATTCCCTCGAATAGCGAGATCCCTGTTTATATTAAAAATAAATTTGGGGATTTCTATAAGGCCATGTTTAGCACTGCTTATCAAAGGGAGGGGAGGAAAGTAGCTTTTCTGGAATATGCCTGGGATATGGCAAGTTGCGATCCCTGTTCAGCAAATCCCTTAACGCCGCAGGAATTGCGTCAGGCTGGGGTATTTTGGCTTGATGATCCTGGTAGTAACACGATGCCAATTATGCCTCCCATGCCAAGGGGTCGGATTAGACCAATGCCAACCCGTCGCAGTGTTTTCATGACGCGCATTCATGTGCGCTACAGCCGCGATCGCTTTCCTGCGGATTTGATCTTCCAGGAAACCGGCAATCGCCAATTCTTTCAGGGGCGCTATGTGCTCAGACATGCTTTTACCGGCGAGGCAAATTGTGATGCTGGTAGGGAATATCGGCGATCGCTACCAGCTAGATTTGAACGTGAAGCCCAAACTCTGGCCAGCCTGACTGGGTGGGATATTAATCAAATTCGTCGCGAGGCCAATGTGCCAAATTTACCAGCGAGTGATGTTCCTTTCTGGCAAAGGATCTGGCGCTAA